In the Profundibacter amoris genome, TGGCCAGTTTGGGCCGGTCCAGCGAATGGATCGCCTCGAACAGACCCATCGCCTGCCGTGCCTTGTTGGTCTGCAACGGCCCCAGCAAATGCACCCGCACCCCGTCAAACCGTTCCCGAAGCGCAGGCCACTTGCCCGCCGCTTCCTGCACCTTGTTTTCCCCGAACAGCCGATGACCGGCCTTCAGAACCGCCACTACCCGCTCGTTCGGCTGGACCTTGGACACGGCAATCAACCGGGTCGAGCCAAGCTCGCGGCCTACCCGTTTTTCCTCGGCGTGTATTCTGTCAATGATATCTGAAAGGGACATATCCGGTTTTGCCTTTGTTCCGTTGCAAAACCAGATAGCCAAAAGAAATGGGGGCACGCAACAGCGCACCCCCAAATACTTTGGATATCAGCTCAAATTAGAACTTGAACTTGATACCGGCTGTAGCGCGCTTTACGCCAATTTCGCTGTTCGAGTAGCCAGCAACCAGCGATGCACCGCCCAGATCATAGGAAACACCCAGACCCCAAGGGTTGTCTGTGGCTGCAACCGAGCTATCGTCGGAAACGAAAGCCGAAACAGTTGTTGCACCGAACGAATAAGAACCGTTGATGGTGAACTTGTCTGTGCCGTTGTTGTCAGCATATGCCAGACCAACGCCGAAGTCACCCAGCTTGCCGCCGACTGTCAGGACAGTTTTGTCCCAAGTCGGGTTTGTATCACCATCCTGCATACCCAGGGCAACAGTCCAGTCACCGAATTTGTAAGCAACATGCGCGCCGATGATGTTATCAGCAGTGGTAAGGTCATTCAGCGCAGCATAAGTCAGCATGCCCGAGAAATCGCCAGCCGAGTATTCAACCTCAACACCGTTAGCGCCAGCGCCCGAAGACGAATATGCAGTCCAAGTCCAGTAAAGCTGGTCAGCTGTGTTCATAACAACGTTCGAGAAGCCGTTGCCGTTCAGGCCAACAGTACCGGCATATGCGCCAGGCATACATTCCAGGGCACCACATACGTTACCAACGCTCAGCTTCAGGCCACCGGACTTCAGGTAGACAACTGCGCCGTTGACGTCTGTCAGGGCGGTTTCGTTGTTACGCAGACGGATGCGTGCGCCCAGCTCCAGACCCGAGTCTGTTTCTGTGGTCATGTCGATGTTCAGCGTAACACGCTTTTCCAGTGTAGTGGACGGCACTGGGGATACAGCAGCGTCATTCCACTGCAGGCCAAAGCGGGCAGAGCCGCTCAGAGATACGTCAGCAGAAGCTGCGCCGGCAAAAGCAACCAGTGCGGTTGTTGCTAAGAGAACTTTTTTCATTTCGTTTTCCCTTGTTTGTTAAAGGTGCACCTCAATTCAGGGAATCCGAATTGAGTATGCCGTTATTTCGCTCTTTGCGGCGCGCATTGCAAGATTTCCGGCCCCGTATAATTCATTGCGCCCAATCGTGGTGCAGCTTTGCCACAGTCCATTTGGCCAGTTGCCCCTAATCATAATTGCACTGTTCCGTGGCCCGAAACCTCTTGCCCGCCCCTATAGCGTTATATACTAAAGCAATAACCACAGGATTTAGGGTATATCGAATGACTTTCAGGCATAAAACAACCGGAATCATCGCAATATTGGCTATTACGGGCCTTGCGGCCTGTGGCGGCGGTTCCCGCGGGTCCATTGGTTCGGGCAGTTTTTCCGGCTCGAAACGCACGCAACCTGTAAAAACGGGCACTTTCAACTCGGATGTGGCTGACGAAACCCGCCGTGCGGCTGCCGGAGAGGGCAAAAGCAGCCTGTTTGACATCTTCAAGAACAACCCCGATGCAAATACCACCGTCAAAGTGAACAAATACATCTGGAACGCTTCGCTTGAGGTTCTGGATTTCCTGCCAATCGAATCGGTTGATCCGTTTACCGGCGTTATCGTCACAGGATACGGCACCCCGCCCGGTGGTGGCCGCGCCTACAAGGCCACGATTTATGTGCAGGATCCGGCACTTGATGCCCGCTCGCTGAATGTATCGCTGCGCACCCGTGGCGGTGTGGTCAGCGCCGACACCGTGCGCGCCATCGAGGATGCAATCCTGACCCGCGCGCGTCAGTTACGGATTCGTGACGGAAAACTGTAAACCGGCCCGAATCGTTTTAAATCACGACCACGCCGGGCAAATCGTCCGGCGTTTCCATATCAAGGATGCGAACAACATGTCCCGCTACACCGCAAATGAAATCGAAGCAAAATGGCAAGCCGCCTGGGACAAGGCCGGAGTGTTCAAAGCCAAACGCGATGAATCAAAGCCGAAATATTATGTGCTCGAGATGTTCCCCTACCCGTCCGGCCGCATCCATATGGGCCATGTGCGCAACTACACCATGGGCGACGTGATCGCGCGTTATAAACTGTCGAGCGGTCACAACATCCTGCACCCGATGGGCTGGGACGCCTTCGGCATGCCCGCCGAAAACGCCGCGATGGCCATCGGCGGCCACCCCAAGGACTGGACCTATAACAATATCGCCGACATGCGCGCCCAGATGAAGCCGCTGGGCCTGTCGATCGACTGGTCGCGCGAATTTGCCACTTGTGACCCCGAATATTACGGCCAGCAACAGGCCATGTTCATTGATTTCATGGACAAGGGTCTGGTCTACCGCAAAGAGGCCGTGGTCAACTGGGATCCGGTGGATATGACAGTTCTGGCCAACGAACAGGTGATCGACGGCAAGGGCTGGCGCTCGAATGCGCCGGTTGAACGGCGCGAGCTGACACAATGGTTTTTCAAAATCTCGGATTACTCCGAAGAATTACTGACGGCACTGGACGGGTTGAAAAACTGGCCCGAAAAGGTGCGGATCATGCAGGCCAACTGGATCGGCAAATCGCGCGGTCTGCAATTTGCCTTCAATCTGACCGAACCCGCCGCCGGTTTTGACAAAATCGAGGTGTTTACCACCCGCCCCGACACTTTGAACGGCGCGTCCTTTGTCGGCATCTCACCCGACCATCCGCTGGCCAGGGCGCTTGAGGCAGGCAATCCGGCGCTGGCCGAATTCAACGCCGAATGCCGCCGCATGGACACCACCGAAGCGGCGATGGAAAAGGCCGAGAAGAAGGGTTTCGACACCGGCCTGACCGTGCAACACCCTGTTTATCCTGATAAAACCCTGCCTGTCTGGATCGCCAACTTTATCCTGATGGGCTATGGCACCGGCGCGATTTTCGCCTGTCCGGCCCATGACCAGCGCGATCTGGATTTCTCGCGCAAATACGGGTTGCCGGTGATCGACACCTTCTATGCGCTGGAAAATCCGGCTCCGGTTGAAAACGAGGCCTTCGTGCCGCCCAAATCCGAACCCGTGAAATGGATCGACCATTTTGCGGGGCTGGACGTGGCCACAGGACAAGAGGCCGTGGATACCACCATCGACTGGTTCGAAGCCAAAGGCCTTGGCAAGGGCGTGACCCAATACCGCCTGCGCGACTGGGGCCTGTCGCGCCAACGCTATTGGGGCTGCCCGATTCCCGTGGTGCATTGCGACACCTGCGGCGTGGTGCCGGAAAAGAAGGAAAACCTGCCGGTCGAACTGCCCTATGATGTAACCTTCGACACCCCCGGCAACCCGCTGGACTGCCACCCGACATGGCGCGATTGCAATTGCCCGTCCTGTGGCAAACCGGCGAAACGCGAAACTGACACGATGGATACATTCGTCGATTCCTCATGGTATTACGCCCGCTTCACCAGCCCGCACGCCAAAACCCCCACCGATCTGGACGATGCCACCTACTGGATGAATGTGGACCAATACATCGGCGGGATCGAGCACGCGATTCTGCACCTGCTCTATTCCCGTTTCTTCGCCCGCGCGATGCACATCACCGGCCATTTGCCCGCCAAGGCGATTGAACCCTTTGACGCCCTGTTTACCCAGGGCATGGTCACCCATGAAATTTACCGGACCACGGACAACAAGGGCCGCCCTGTCTATCACCTGCCCGAAGAGGTTGATCTGGAAACCAAAACCGTCAAGGCCACAGGTGAGCCGCTGGAAATCATCCCCTCGGCCAAAATGTCGAAGTCCAAGAAAAACGTCGTCGATCCGGTGTCGATCATCGACTCCTTTGGCGCCGATACCGCCCGCTGGTTCGTGCTGTCCGACTCACCGCCTGAACGCGATGTGGAATGGACGGCCTCGGGGGCCGAAGCCGCGCATAAATTCCTGAACCGCGTCTGGAACCTGTGCGATAAAATCGCCGGCCTGCCCGATGGCACAGGGCAAAGCGATGACGACCTGATTCGCGCCATGCACCACGCCATCCATGACGTGACTGCCGGTATCGAAGGGTTTGCCTTCAACACCTCGATCGCCAAAATCTATGCCTTCACCAACACCCTGTCCAAATCCAAAGCAGGCGGCACAGCCCAGAAACAGGCGATCAGGGTTCTGGCGCAACTGATGTCCCCCTTCACCCCGCATCTGTCCGAAGACATCTGGACGCATCAGGGCGGCGAAGGTCTGGTGACACAGGCCCCGTGGCCACAGCATGATCCCGAAATGCTGGTGCAGGACACCATCACCCTGCCGATCCAGATCAACGGCAAACGTCGGTCGGAAATCGCCGTTCCTGCCGATATGCCAAAAGAAGAGATTGAAAAAATCGCGCTGGCGAACAAAGCTGTCATAAAGGCGCTCGATGGCGGGTCGCCGAAGAAAATGATCATTGTGCCGGGGCGTATCGTGAATGTCGTCATTTAACCGCAGAACCCTTATGTTGTCGTTGGCCGCACTTTCGGCCTGCGGCTTTACCCCTGCCTACGGGCCGGACGGCCCCGCCAAAGGGCTGCGCGGACAGATACAGGTGGACGCGCCAACAGATCGCAACGGTTTTGATTTCGTGCGTCGGCTCGAGGAACGTCTGGGGCGTGCTGACGCTGCACAATATAAACTGTCCTATACCCTGAACCTGAGCGAGGACGACCTTGCCATCACACCGGCACAGGAAATCACCCGCTATAACGTGCTGGGAACGGCGCAGTTCACCTTGCAGAATGTCGGCACCGGCGAAATCGTCACCTCCGGCACGGTCAGCAATTTCACCAGCTACTCGGCCACCGGCACCACCGTCAGCACGCAAACCGCCAAACGCGCAGCCTATGCCCGTCTGATGATTATTCTGGCCGACCAGATCACAACCCGCCTGATCGGCACATCCGGTGCGTGGATGAAATGAAGCTATCCCCCCGCGACGCCGCCGGATATTTCGCCAAACCCGATCCAAAACGCGCGGGGTTGCTGATTTATGGCGGGGACGCGATGCGGGTGGCTCTGAAACGCCAACAGGTGATTTTGGCGCTGATCGGCAAAACCGGCGAAGAGGAAATGCGCCTGACCCGCATCCCCGCGTCCGATCTGCGATCCGACCCTGCCTGCCTGATCGACGCGATGACCGCACAGGGGTTTTTCCCCGGTCCCCGCGTGGCCTTTGTCGAAGACGCGGCCGACGGGCTGACCAAATTCATCAAACCCGCGCTGGAAAGCTGGCGCGAGGGGGATGCACAAATCATCGTCACCGCCAAACAGCTGAATGCGCGATCCTCCTTGCGAAAACTGTTCGAGGCGCACAACAACAGCTTTGCCGTCGGCATCTACGACGATCCACCATCAAAATCCGAAATCGAATCCGACCTTGCCAAAGGCGGGCTGGCCAACATCCAGCCGGATGCGATGGAGGCCTTGGTCAGCCTGTCACGCGACATCGGCCCGGGCGATTTTCGGCAGGTGATCGAAAAAATCAGCCTCTACAAACTGAACGACAGCACCCCCCTGACCCCCGAGGATGTAACGGCCAACGCCCCCACCTCGACCGAGGCCGCGCTGGATGATGTGCTGAACATCGTCGCCGAAGCCCGCAGCGGCGAAATCGGCCCCGTCATGCGCAAACTGGAAAGTCAGGGCGTGCAACCCGTGGGCCTGTGCATCGGCGCAACCCGCCATTTCCGCACCCTTTACGCCGCCGCAAACAACCCGTCCGGCATCGGCGGGTTGCGCCCGCCCGTGTTCGGCGCGCGGCGTGACCGGATGCAACGGCAATTGCAACGCTGGAGCGGGCGCAAACTGGAAATCGCTCTGACCATGCTGACCGATACTGACCTGCAATTGCGCTCGACCTCGCGCGCGCCGACAATGGCGCTGATGGAACGCACTCTGGTCCGGCTGGCAATGTTGGCAGGGCGGTAGGCACAAATTCTTTGAAAGGATTTAGACAAGGATTTTTGAAAACTCCTTGCGCCGCTCAGACCGCAGCCCGCCCCGCCCAATGCCCCGTTGCCAGACAGCCGGTCAACAGATAGCCACCCGTCGGTGCCTCCCAGTCCAGCATCTCGCCCGCACAGAAAACCCCCGGCGCGGCCTTCAACTCCAGCCCTTCGGTCAGCGCCGAGAATCTCACCCCGCCGGCCGTTGAAATCGCCTCGTCCATTGGCCGTGGCCCGCTGTGTTTCAACGGCAGGGATTTAATCACCCGCGCCAGTTCCTTACCTGTTGGCAAGGGCCGCGCGAATTCCTGCAACAGCGCCAGTTTCACCGCGTCCAGTTTCAGCACCTTGCGTAACTGGTTCGTCACCGTCGCCTTGCCCCGTGGCTTTGACAACCGTTCCGCGATCCGTTCAACTGGCCAGTCCGGCAACAAATCCAGCATTAATTCCGCGCCCTCGCGCATGGCTTTTGAGACCGCGTAAATCCCGCTCCCCTCGACCCCGCGTTGCGAGATCACAAATTCCCCGCGCCGCGATTTTCCGTTTACTATCAGCGCAACACCCTTCACCGGCTGGCCGAAATGCCGCGCCATATAGGGGGACCAATCCACCGCAAAGCCCATATTCGCAGGCCGAAACGGCGCCAGTTCCACCCCCTTGGCCGCCAGCATTTCCGCCCACGCCCCGTTTGACCCCAACCGTGCCCAACTGGCCCCGCCCAATGCCAGAACGCAGGTCTTGGGGCGCAGCACCTGCATCCCGTCCGGCGTGGCAAATTCAAACCCGTCACCCCAGCCGGTCCAGCGCCAGCGGGTGCGAAAATCCACCCCCTGCCCGCGCAACCGCACCAACCATGCCCGCAATAGCGGCGAGGCTTTCATAACCTTGGGAAACACCTGCCCGCTGGACCCCGTGAACACCTCTTGCCCCAACTCCCGCGCCCAGTCTTGCACGGCCTCCGGCCCGAAGGCTTCCAATGGCCCGCGCAGCAATTCCGCTGCCTCGCCATAGCGGGACAGGAAGGTTTCAAACGGCTCGTCCTTGGTCAGGTTCAGCCCCGATTTTCCGGCCATCAGAAATTTGCGCCCGACCGTGGGTTTTGCGTCAACCACCAGCACACGCCGCCCGGCCCGCGCCAGTTCTTCGGCCGCCATCAGCCCTGCCGGACCGCCACCAATGACCAGCGCGTCAGG is a window encoding:
- a CDS encoding porin, coding for MKKVLLATTALVAFAGAASADVSLSGSARFGLQWNDAAVSPVPSTTLEKRVTLNIDMTTETDSGLELGARIRLRNNETALTDVNGAVVYLKSGGLKLSVGNVCGALECMPGAYAGTVGLNGNGFSNVVMNTADQLYWTWTAYSSSGAGANGVEVEYSAGDFSGMLTYAALNDLTTADNIIGAHVAYKFGDWTVALGMQDGDTNPTWDKTVLTVGGKLGDFGVGLAYADNNGTDKFTINGSYSFGATTVSAFVSDDSSVAATDNPWGLGVSYDLGGASLVAGYSNSEIGVKRATAGIKFKF
- the lptE gene encoding LPS assembly lipoprotein LptE; translated protein: MSSFNRRTLMLSLAALSACGFTPAYGPDGPAKGLRGQIQVDAPTDRNGFDFVRRLEERLGRADAAQYKLSYTLNLSEDDLAITPAQEITRYNVLGTAQFTLQNVGTGEIVTSGTVSNFTSYSATGTTVSTQTAKRAAYARLMIILADQITTRLIGTSGAWMK
- a CDS encoding TIGR03862 family flavoprotein is translated as MPDALVIGGGPAGLMAAEELARAGRRVLVVDAKPTVGRKFLMAGKSGLNLTKDEPFETFLSRYGEAAELLRGPLEAFGPEAVQDWARELGQEVFTGSSGQVFPKVMKASPLLRAWLVRLRGQGVDFRTRWRWTGWGDGFEFATPDGMQVLRPKTCVLALGGASWARLGSNGAWAEMLAAKGVELAPFRPANMGFAVDWSPYMARHFGQPVKGVALIVNGKSRRGEFVISQRGVEGSGIYAVSKAMREGAELMLDLLPDWPVERIAERLSKPRGKATVTNQLRKVLKLDAVKLALLQEFARPLPTGKELARVIKSLPLKHSGPRPMDEAISTAGGVRFSALTEGLELKAAPGVFCAGEMLDWEAPTGGYLLTGCLATGHWAGRAAV
- the holA gene encoding DNA polymerase III subunit delta, whose product is MKLSPRDAAGYFAKPDPKRAGLLIYGGDAMRVALKRQQVILALIGKTGEEEMRLTRIPASDLRSDPACLIDAMTAQGFFPGPRVAFVEDAADGLTKFIKPALESWREGDAQIIVTAKQLNARSSLRKLFEAHNNSFAVGIYDDPPSKSEIESDLAKGGLANIQPDAMEALVSLSRDIGPGDFRQVIEKISLYKLNDSTPLTPEDVTANAPTSTEAALDDVLNIVAEARSGEIGPVMRKLESQGVQPVGLCIGATRHFRTLYAAANNPSGIGGLRPPVFGARRDRMQRQLQRWSGRKLEIALTMLTDTDLQLRSTSRAPTMALMERTLVRLAMLAGR
- a CDS encoding DUF3576 domain-containing protein, with amino-acid sequence MTFRHKTTGIIAILAITGLAACGGGSRGSIGSGSFSGSKRTQPVKTGTFNSDVADETRRAAAGEGKSSLFDIFKNNPDANTTVKVNKYIWNASLEVLDFLPIESVDPFTGVIVTGYGTPPGGGRAYKATIYVQDPALDARSLNVSLRTRGGVVSADTVRAIEDAILTRARQLRIRDGKL
- the leuS gene encoding leucine--tRNA ligase, producing the protein MSRYTANEIEAKWQAAWDKAGVFKAKRDESKPKYYVLEMFPYPSGRIHMGHVRNYTMGDVIARYKLSSGHNILHPMGWDAFGMPAENAAMAIGGHPKDWTYNNIADMRAQMKPLGLSIDWSREFATCDPEYYGQQQAMFIDFMDKGLVYRKEAVVNWDPVDMTVLANEQVIDGKGWRSNAPVERRELTQWFFKISDYSEELLTALDGLKNWPEKVRIMQANWIGKSRGLQFAFNLTEPAAGFDKIEVFTTRPDTLNGASFVGISPDHPLARALEAGNPALAEFNAECRRMDTTEAAMEKAEKKGFDTGLTVQHPVYPDKTLPVWIANFILMGYGTGAIFACPAHDQRDLDFSRKYGLPVIDTFYALENPAPVENEAFVPPKSEPVKWIDHFAGLDVATGQEAVDTTIDWFEAKGLGKGVTQYRLRDWGLSRQRYWGCPIPVVHCDTCGVVPEKKENLPVELPYDVTFDTPGNPLDCHPTWRDCNCPSCGKPAKRETDTMDTFVDSSWYYARFTSPHAKTPTDLDDATYWMNVDQYIGGIEHAILHLLYSRFFARAMHITGHLPAKAIEPFDALFTQGMVTHEIYRTTDNKGRPVYHLPEEVDLETKTVKATGEPLEIIPSAKMSKSKKNVVDPVSIIDSFGADTARWFVLSDSPPERDVEWTASGAEAAHKFLNRVWNLCDKIAGLPDGTGQSDDDLIRAMHHAIHDVTAGIEGFAFNTSIAKIYAFTNTLSKSKAGGTAQKQAIRVLAQLMSPFTPHLSEDIWTHQGGEGLVTQAPWPQHDPEMLVQDTITLPIQINGKRRSEIAVPADMPKEEIEKIALANKAVIKALDGGSPKKMIIVPGRIVNVVI